CGGACTACCTGCTCGGCAACATCTCCTCGCGCATGGCAGATCAGTATCGCGACGACCTCAGCGGAATGCAGCCACTGGCGGCAGATGAAGCCGAGACAGTCCAGCGTGAGTTCCTGAATACTCTGATGGGCCTCAAGCGCCGTGGTCTGATTGTACTTGAGCGCAGTGCAGAAAAGGACGCCTGAGGCGTCCAGTCCGCAGCGCGTCAAACGAAATCCCTAACGGACAACCAGTTCCGCGTGGATAGCGCCAGCCGTTTTCATGGACCGGATGATGTCTGCCATTTCCTGAGGTGTGACGCCGAGGGCGTTCAGACCGGAGATCAGTTCCGACAGAGTCACATTTGGTTGCAGCATCGCGATATTTCCGCTGCCTGTCTGGCCGATCGAAATTTCAGACCTGGGAAGCACTTGCGTTTCACCTTTTGAGAATGGCCCAGGTTGGGATGCGACAGGTGACTCTGAAATCTTGATAGAAATATTGCCTTGCGCAATCGCGACGCGGGAGATGGTGACATCTTCGCCCATCACGATCGTACCGGACTTTTCATCAATAACGATCCGCGCGGGGGCATTGACGGGTACGGTCAGATTCTCGATCTCTGCCAGCAGGCGGGCAGGGGACACCTGCAGTGCTCCGAAGTTCAGTTCCACGGTTCCGGGATCACGCATGAAGGCGATAGGGCTGCCGACCCGGCCATTGATGACATCCTCGATCCGCGCTGCGGTGGTGAAATCCGGGCTCCGCAAGGCCAGTGTCAATTCACGACGCTGGTTGAAATCGTAAGCAAGTTCGCGCTCGACGCGGGCGCCATTTGGGACAGCGCCCGTCGTGGGCGTGCCGCGTGTTTCGCGCGCGCCCTGCGCCTGAACATCAATGCCGCTGACGATAATGGACCCCTGTGCGACCGCATAGACTTCATTGTCGGCGCCTTTGAGCGGGGTAAGAATGAGTGTGCCGCCTTCGAGGCTTTTCGCATCACCGATGGAGGCAACCGTCACGTCGACGCTCGACCCGGTCCTCGAGAAAGAAGGCAGCGTGGCCGTGACAAGAACGGCGGCGACGTTCTTCGGCTTGATCTCTTCTCCCTGAACATTCACGCCGAGGCGCTCAAGCATGTAGGAGAGGGAGTCTTCCGTGAAGGGGGAGTTTTTCACCGTATCGCCGGTGCCGTTCAGGCCGACAACGATGCCGTAGCCGACCAGGTCGTTCTGGCGAATGCCTTCCACATCCACAATATCGCGAATGCGCGTTTCGGCGCCTGCGGAGAAGGCCATGGTCGCAGCAGAAAACGCGGCAAGGAGCAGGGTGGTCCATTTCATGGCACTATCTCATAAAGTTCAGCAGGCTGAGATTGGCGAGCCTGGCGGTAAGTGTGTAGGAGGCTTCAAGACTGGTTTCGAGTCGTTTCAGCTCTGATGCCGCTTCGTATTGGTCTCTTGCCGTCATCTGATTGAATGAATGCGTGAGTACAGTTTCTTCAAGGTCCAGAGCGCTTTTCGATGACTCGATCTGGGCCTGAAGAATGCCGCGTTCTGCCCGGGCATTGGTCAGCGCGGCCTGGCCGTCCGCCAGAGTTTCTGTCGCCGCGATAAGGGTATCGCTGTTGCCATTGAGCAGGGGCAGGGTTTCATCAGAACCCGAAAGGGCAAGAACAGCGAGGCCCTGCAGCGTCTGGGTAATTGCCGGATCTGTTCCGGTCAGGCTGGCCGGATCGGATGCCGTCGCGGTTCCGGAATAGACATTGGCCTGCCACCCGCTACCGGGCGTGTCAAAATATGCATCCATTTGCGCCGCAAAGTCTGCGGCGTCGGTGGCAGAGGCCGCCATGGAGCGGACATCACCCAGAAAAATGTCCACGTCGCCGACGGGTTTGGTGTTCGTCGCGTCGCCAGAGAACAGATAACGTTCACCATGCCGGGTGTTGAGCACGGAGAATGTGGAGGCCAGTGCCGCCTTGGCGTCGCGCACCACAGATTCCCGTGCCGTAAAGTCCTCTGAGCCAAGTGCGGATTTCATTCGAACGCCGAGTTGTCCGATATTGTCGTCGATTGCCGTGAGAGACTGCTGAATGATTTCCAGCCTGGTCTCCTTGAGCGTGAGTTGGGTCCGCTCGTTTGCGACATCGTCGATCGCCTTCTGTCCGAGCATTGCCTGGCCGATACGGCCGGACAGATGTGCCGTCATGTCCTTGTATCGGCCTGTAACAGCTTCCTCCGAGGTTGTATCCATGCGGTCACGCAACCGTACGATGGTCTCGCTGAGGCCGGATGAGAGGTGGGTAATAGGCAGGGTCAGGCGCATGTCATCAGATCTCCATCAGCCGGTCGATCATATTGCTTGCAATTTCAATTACTCGGGCATTCGCGGCATAGGACTGCTCGATGATCAGCAGATCCTGCATTTGCTGGTCGACATTGACCCCGGTTTCGGAAACTTCGGCTTCGGCCATGATCGTGTATTGCGAAGAGGCGGAAGAGACGATCGCTTCATGGCTGATCCGTTTCTGTCCGGTTGTCGAGGCAAACTGAGCCAGCAGTTCGCTTGAAGAATAACTGCCTTGAAATCCGCCAGAATTCATTGGGCGGACGGTTGTGATGGCGTCCAGCATGTTCTGGAGCGTTGTCGCGTTCCCGGACGGGCCTTCGCTGACGGCGCCAATGCCGTCTCGCAACCGCCACATACTGCCACCCTGGTCGGGATCGATCGCTGGATTGAGTGCCAGCCGTCCAGCAAGCCCCGGGTCGCCCGAACCGTCTGAGTCGACAAACAGGCCTTGTGCACCCGGTGCTTTCGTCGGGTCGATGGAATCGTCGGACAGGC
This is a stretch of genomic DNA from Hyphomonas adhaerens MHS-3. It encodes these proteins:
- a CDS encoding flagellar basal body P-ring protein FlgI, producing the protein MAFSAGAETRIRDIVDVEGIRQNDLVGYGIVVGLNGTGDTVKNSPFTEDSLSYMLERLGVNVQGEEIKPKNVAAVLVTATLPSFSRTGSSVDVTVASIGDAKSLEGGTLILTPLKGADNEVYAVAQGSIIVSGIDVQAQGARETRGTPTTGAVPNGARVERELAYDFNQRRELTLALRSPDFTTAARIEDVINGRVGSPIAFMRDPGTVELNFGALQVSPARLLAEIENLTVPVNAPARIVIDEKSGTIVMGEDVTISRVAIAQGNISIKISESPVASQPGPFSKGETQVLPRSEISIGQTGSGNIAMLQPNVTLSELISGLNALGVTPQEMADIIRSMKTAGAIHAELVVR
- a CDS encoding flagellin, with protein sequence MRLTLPITHLSSGLSETIVRLRDRMDTTSEEAVTGRYKDMTAHLSGRIGQAMLGQKAIDDVANERTQLTLKETRLEIIQQSLTAIDDNIGQLGVRMKSALGSEDFTARESVVRDAKAALASTFSVLNTRHGERYLFSGDATNTKPVGDVDIFLGDVRSMAASATDAADFAAQMDAYFDTPGSGWQANVYSGTATASDPASLTGTDPAITQTLQGLAVLALSGSDETLPLLNGNSDTLIAATETLADGQAALTNARAERGILQAQIESSKSALDLEETVLTHSFNQMTARDQYEAASELKRLETSLEASYTLTARLANLSLLNFMR